The genomic stretch CATTTCCTGCACTGATCTTAGATCAGCACCATTCTCCAGCAAATGTGCAGCAAAAGAATGTCTAAGCGTATGCGGTGTAATTCCTTCGCCGGCGAGACCCGCTTCTTCTGCGTACTTTTTTATCATCTTCCAAATGCCTTGCCGTGTTAACCGGCTACCATTCGTATTAACAAACAGAGCTTGTTCCTCCGTATGATCCCTTAGTAGTTTGCTGCGAGCAGACTCCAGATATTCAGTCGTCGCCCTGGCTGCAATTCCTGTCACAGGGATGACCCTTTCTTTCGCACTGTCTCTTCCCGTCCGAACATACTTGAGCTGGGTATTCAGGTCTTCTACGTTGAGATGAACAAGCTCTGACACTTTAATTCCCGTTGCATATAAAAGCTCAAGCATTGCTTTGTCCCTAAGACCCGAAGGTACAGAAGGATCGGGAATGCTGAGCAGCCTGTCCACTTCTGTAATAGAAAGGATCTTAGGCGGATTTTTCTCTGTTTTGGGTGAATCCAAATGATAAGTCGGATCTTTAGAAACCAGGCCTTTAAACATAAGATAATGAAAAAAAGAACGAAGGGAAACGACATTTCGGGCAATGGTTGAAGCCGCCTTCCCTTCTTTTTTTAGATAGGATAAATACAGTACAATATGTGTACGTGTAATTTCAGACGCTTCCATATCCGCATCCATATGCTGTTCTCTATTCATATACCCAATAAACTGTTCAATATCACGTTTGTACGACTCAAGCGTACTGACAGAAGACCCTTTATCCTCCTGCAAATAATCCATGTAGGGCTGCACATACTTCCTCATCGTTTTCCTTACAGCTCCTTACCTTTGAATTTTTAAGTTAACAAGACCACACTTCTATTCACCATACCAATAAAAAAAACGAAGACGATTCATTAAGTTTGTTTTCTCGGCTGCAAGCTGAATTCCTTCTTCGGGATGAAATACTTTCAGTGCATTCCCCTCAGGAATCTTATAATGATCCACAGGAGTGATCCAATTTGAGAATAAATCGAACACATTATAAAACATATAAACTAGGGCAGCAAAGATGATAAATAAACGAACCATGCGAAGCCATTTACGAAGTGAAAATACCATAAGTTTCTTCCGCCTTCCTATAGTCATAATGTTGTCTTTTATAGGGTTTAGGTATTTGGGTAGTATTCCCCGATGACAATTGGGCTATGATTCAGCCTATGAACCTGTCAACCCGACTATGACCACCTTTAGGCTGGCAAAAAAGAGAAACTACTGGCTTTACTCTACATTTTACAATGGAGTCCATTACTTAACTCATTACTTAACTCATTAAAATAGTAAAAGTCTATTATGAAGTTATCTCCAGTCATACTTATAAATGAACATGCTAAAAAAGCTCCCCCGAACTTGACCCGGTGAGAGCTTGCTCATGCTTGTCTTTATATCAGTTCTTCGGTTTCTGATCGTTCTTGTCTTTGCAACGATGACAGATTCCTTGAAAATCAAGTCTGTGATCTAGAACCGTAAAATTAAACTCACGCTCTAAACGTTCTTCAAGCGGCCCAAGCCAATCTTCTCGTATTTCGTCCATACTGCCGCATTGAACGCATATCAAATGGTGATGATGGTGCTTGCTTGT from Paenibacillus polygoni encodes the following:
- a CDS encoding DUF4227 family protein; translation: MVFSLRKWLRMVRLFIIFAALVYMFYNVFDLFSNWITPVDHYKIPEGNALKVFHPEEGIQLAAEKTNLMNRLRFFYWYGE
- the xerD gene encoding site-specific tyrosine recombinase XerD, encoding MRKYVQPYMDYLQEDKGSSVSTLESYKRDIEQFIGYMNREQHMDADMEASEITRTHIVLYLSYLKKEGKAASTIARNVVSLRSFFHYLMFKGLVSKDPTYHLDSPKTEKNPPKILSITEVDRLLSIPDPSVPSGLRDKAMLELLYATGIKVSELVHLNVEDLNTQLKYVRTGRDSAKERVIPVTGIAARATTEYLESARSKLLRDHTEEQALFVNTNGSRLTRQGIWKMIKKYAEEAGLAGEGITPHTLRHSFAAHLLENGADLRSVQEMMGHADISTTQIYNQVVKRNMKDVYDHYHPRA